Proteins encoded in a region of the Phoenix dactylifera cultivar Barhee BC4 chromosome 3, palm_55x_up_171113_PBpolish2nd_filt_p, whole genome shotgun sequence genome:
- the LOC103718899 gene encoding phosphoinositide phospholipase C 4-like: MGSYKHCLFFTQKFRRSEAAPPPDVKAAFEAYTDGGNHMGPDDLLCFLAEAQGEAGATLADAKLIVDRVRHVHCLHHRLGRPLLTLEDFHSHYLFSDELNPPIRTQVRQDMTAPLSHYYMYTGHNSYLTGNQLNSKCSDVPIIEALQRGVRVIELDLWPNSAKDNVKVFHGRTLTKPVKLLKCLRSIKEYAFCASEYPVVITLEDHLTPDLQDKVAEMITGTFGDMLYYPQTETLEDFPSPDALKKMIIISSKPPKENNSQKGKVTSDDEPTAQEFAEQKPELEYDDKNDHERNDHDQEEDTDGDDFFQQNSAPRYRLLITIHAQKPKGRLRESLKLDHDKVRRLSLSEQEFGKAAVSHRADVVRFTQKNLIRIYPKGTRITSSNYKPLLGWQHGAQMVAFNMQGYGRSLWLMHGFFRANGGCGYVKKPDFLLEANPNGQVFDPKARLPVKKTLKVKVYMGDGWRLDFKHLHFDPYSPPDFYMKVGIAGVPADSMQKRTRTIFDDWTPVWDEEFGFPLTVPELALLSFEVHKFNMPQNDFGGQTCLPVLELRPGVRAVPLYDRKGVKLNSAKLLVRFEFV, from the exons ATGGGGAGCTACAAGCACTGCCTCTTCTTCACACAGAAGTTCCGGCGGAGCGAAGCGGCGCCGCCGCCGGACGTGAAGGCGGCCTTCGAGGCCTACACCGATGGCGGCAACCACATGGGGCCCGACGATCTCCTCTGCTTCCTCGCCGAGGCCCAGGGCGAGGCCGGCGCCACCCTCGCCGACGCTAAGCTGATCGTTGACCGGGTCCGGCATGTCCACTGCCTCCACCACCGCCTCGGCCGCCCACTCCTCACGCTGGAGGACTTCCACAGCCACTACCTCTTCTCCGACGAGCTCAACCCACCCATCCGGACACAG GTTCGCCAAGATATGACTGCTCCATTGTCTCATTATTACATGTACACAGGCCATAATTCATACTTGACCGGAAACCAGCTTAACAGCAAGTGCAGTGATGTCCCAATCATAGAAGCGTTGCAGAGAGGTGTCAGAGTAATTGAGCTGGATTTGTGGCCAAATTCTGCAAAAGATAATGTTAAAGTTTTCCATGGAAG GACACTGACAAAACCAGTGAAACTCCTCAAATGTTTGAGGTCCATTAAAGAGTATGCTTTTTGTGCATCGGAGTACCCTGTTGTGATAACTTTAGAGGACCACCTCACCCCAGATCTTCAGGATAAAGTAGCTGAG ATGATCACTGGAACATTTGGAGACATGCTTTATTACCCCCAGACAGAAACTCTTGAGGATTTTCCTTCTCCAGATGCTCTTAAGAAGATGATCATTATTTCAAGTAAACCACCTAAGGAGAACAACTCTCAAAAGGGAAAGGTAACATCTGATGATGAACCAACGGCACAGGAGTTTGCAGAACAAAAACCTGAACTCGAATATGATGATAAG AATGATCACGAACGGAATGATCATGATCAGGAGGAAGATACTGATGGTGATGACTTCTTCCAGCAGAATTCAGCACCTCGATACAGACTACTTATCACTATTCATGCTCAGAAACCTAAAGGTCGGTTAAGAGAGTCGCTAAAGCTGGATCATGACAAAGTAAGGCGGCTTAGCTTGAGCGAGCAGGAGTTTGGAAAGGCAGCAGTATCCCATAGAGCTGATGTTGTAAG GTTCACTCAGAAGAATTTGATCAGGATATACCCGAAAGGTACACGTATTACATCTTCTAACTACAAACCTTTGCTTGGGTGGCAGCATGGTGCACAGATGGTTGCATTTAACATGCAG GGATATGGAAGATCTCTTTGGCTGATGCATGGATTTTTCAGAGCCAATGGTGGTTGTGGTTATGTAAAAAAGCCTGATTTCTTGCTAGAGGCCAATCCAAATGGTCAGGTATTTGATCCCAAAGCAAGATTACCTGTGAAGAAAACCTTAAAG GTTAAAGTATATATGGGAGACGGATGGCGCTTGGATTTTAAGCATCTGCATTTTGATCCCTATTCCCCTCCGGATTTCTATATGAAG GTAGGGATAGCTGGAGTGCCAGCTGATTCAATGCAGAAGAGGACGAGAACGATATTTGATGATTGGACACCAGTATGGGATGAGGAATTTGGTTTCCCATTAACTGTTCCAGAACTGGCTTTGCTGAGTTTCGAAGTCCATAAGTTTAACATGCCCCAGAATGACTTCGGCGGACAGACCTGCCTGCCTGTATTAGAATTGAGGCCGGGGGTCCGAGCCGTGCCGCTCTACGACCGCAAGGGAGTAAAGCTAAATTCTGCGAAGTTGCTCGTGCGTTTCGAGTTTGTCTGA